One Amaranthus tricolor cultivar Red isolate AtriRed21 chromosome 1, ASM2621246v1, whole genome shotgun sequence DNA window includes the following coding sequences:
- the LOC130807031 gene encoding uncharacterized protein LOC130807031: MEHKQMLNLGIYVFDKCGCVLQRTHGLPCACYRYLSIRSHGSLYLDDIHPFWKTLKYLEAEEDANEEVWHANVDDKEYFQSLVDEVLKADPAVVRRMSQVLEHELHPDDTNKPEEGKTNDNQNRQEKQKSSSRGRSSGRSSNRSNQSSVGINFSFNLSGTYRSAGRDFSLFSWPNHIPYILPPYLFDWIDVIGDGNCGFRAITVTELRELVENAIYIIGAHSKGPALHSHWMEMTALYSAATFLNIAIAYYGCTDGNSMYKCLVLSVRRTGGMHGVNKLVHILWVNGNHYVQLLMNDDSSLLPPVQQNWRAAAKNSCRDLERQYRNMISLWNRLCGIQRPQHNNTAEDAVNLDTP, translated from the exons ATGGAACACAAGCAGATGTTAAACTTGGGGATTTATGTTTttgacaaatgcggttgtgtacttcaaagaACCCACGGATTACCTTGCGCGTGTTACCGTTACTTGTCAATCAGGTCTCATGGTTCAttgtacttggacgatatacatccattttggaaaacgttaaagtaCTTAGAGGCAGAAGAAGACGCCAACGAAGAAGTATGGCACGCAAACGtcgatgataaagagtactttcaatcgttggtggatgaagttttaaaagccGACCCCGCAGTTGTACGACGCATGTCTCAAGTACTTGAGCatgaactacaccctgatgATACCAATAAACCTGAGGAAGGGAAGACCAACGACAACCAGAACCGTcaggagaaacaaaa ATCTTCAtcacgcgggagatctagtggtagatctagCAACCGATCAAACCAatcgtcagttggaattaacttcagtttcaacttatctggtACCT ATCGTTcagcaggtcgtgatttttcacttttttcgtGGCCAAATCACATCCCGTATATTCTTCCACCATACCTGTTTGATTGGATCGATGTTATAGGTGACggaaactgtggatttagagctattacAGTCACAGAGTTAAGGg AGTTGGTGGAGAATGCTATATACATAATTGGTGCCCATAGCAAAGGACCTGCCCTGCACAGTCACTGGATGGAAATGACAGCATTGTattctgcagcaacgtttctcaACATTGCAATTGCGTATTATGGCTGTACCGATGGTAATTCAATGTATAAATGTTTAGTGCTTTCGGTAAGGAGAACAGGGGGAATGCATGGTGTTAATAAACTTGTACATATTCTTTGGGTGAACGgaaatcattatgttcagcttttaatgaacgatgattcatctctaCTGCCGCCAGTCCAGCAAAATTGGAGAGCAGCAGCTAAAAATTCATGTAGAGATTTAGAGAGACAGTATCGCAACATGATATCACTTTGGAATAGACTATGTGGCATACAACGACCACAACATAATAACACCGCCGAAGATGCAgtcaatttagatactccatag